From a region of the Castanea sativa cultivar Marrone di Chiusa Pesio chromosome 10, ASM4071231v1 genome:
- the LOC142612214 gene encoding endo-1,3;1,4-beta-D-glucanase-like, whose product MAKIAPVSVLGLAFFVTLSSFVFLSLGQEKLGRHCTENPPTLNPNYGFGFVKEIGGLKAYVSGYSKRGILLVSDIFGYEAPHLRDIADRVALAGFHAVVPDFFYGDPYVQNSSRTIEEWSKNHGTDKGFKDAKKVTAALRKEGIHAVGAAGFCWGGKVVAQLASTNFTKATVLLHPSRVTLDDIKAVKVPISILAAELDNGTSPELLKQFEEALTENKIENRIKIFPKVQHGWTVRYNDSDATAVKAAIEAHIDMLIWLSKYLRWHF is encoded by the exons ATGGCTAAAATTGCTCCAGTTTCTGTGCTCGGGCTAGCCTTTTTTGTCACTCTTTCTAGCTTTGTATTTCTTTCTCTTGGGCAAGAAAAACTAGGCCGTCATTGCACGGAGAACCCACCAACTCTTAACCCAAACTATGGATTTGGATTTGTGAAAGAAATTGGAGGCCTCAAAGCCTATGTTAGTGGCTATTCAAAGCGGGGAATCCTACTCGTTTCTGATATTTTTG GATATGAGGCACCACATTTGAG GGATATTGCTGATAGGGTTGCCCTAGCTGGATTCCATGCAGTGGTTCCCGACTTCTTTTATGGAGATCCCTATGTACAGAACTCTTCCAGGACAATAGAAGAGTGGTCAAAAAATCATGGAACA GACAAAGGGTTTAAAGATGCTAAAAAAGTAACTGCAGCTCTGAGAAAAGAAGGCATACATGCAGTTGGGGCAGCAGGGTTTTGCTGGGGAG GCAAGGTGGTTGCACAACTAGCAAGCACTAATTTCACTAAAGCTACAGTGTTGTTACACCCTTCACGGGTCACTCTGGATGATATTAAGG CTGTCAAGGTTCCAATTTCCATATTGGCTGCTGAGTTAGACAATGGCACTTCACCTGAACTCCTCAAACAGTTTGAGGAGGCTCTAACAGAAAATAAG ATTGAAAACCGCATCAAGATATTTCCTAAGGTTCAGCATGGATGGACAGTGAGGTACAATGATAGTGATGCAACAGCTGTGAAGGCTGCCATTGAAGCCCATATAGACATGTTAATTTGGTTGAGCAAGTATCTCAGATGGCATTTCTAG
- the LOC142612641 gene encoding sm-like protein LSM2: MLFFSYFKDLVGREVTVELKNDLAIRGTLHSVDQYLNIKLENTRVVDQDKYPHMLSVRNCFIRGSVVRYVQLPPEGVDIELLHDATRREARGG; this comes from the exons ATG TTGTTCTTCTCGTATTTCAAGGACTTGGTGGGCAGAGAAGTAACCGTGGAGTTGAAGAATGACCTTGCAATCAGAGGGACTTTGCACTCAGTTGATCAATACCTCAACATCAAGCTTGAGAACACTAGAGTTGTTGACCAGGACAAGTATCCCCACATG CTTTCAGTGAGAAACTGTTTCATCCGGGGGTCAGTGGTGAGGTACGTTCAACTACCTCCAGAGGGAGTTGACATTGAACTGCTTCATGATGCAACAAGAAGAGAAGCTCGGGGTGGCTGA